The nucleotide sequence CCCGCCAGAGACAGTCCCATGAGTCCGGTCGATCCGATGGCGAGCGATTCCAGAAAGTCACGACGTGATGCAGACATGGTAGTTCTCCCGGGTGAAGTGTTCTGAAGGAGAGCAGTTCTACACTTTTGCCCGTCTAAAGTCGTCCGCTGCGGAAAATTCCGTAGATCAGCCAGATGGCCAGCAGACTGGAAAGGAGATAGATCGGCATGGTGACCCAGATGGTGCTCGCCCCTTTTGAGATAATCAGGGCCGAAGCGACAATCAGGGCTGCAATCACCATTCCGACGACCAGCCGGTTACTTGAGCGTTCCAATTCGAGGATGAAGTGATCCAGATTCCGATGTTCGAGCTGAATACGTAAGTCGTCGGTGCTGAGCTTGTGCAGCGTGCGGCTCAGTTGGCTTGGAAGATCGTGCACGCAGTGCCACATGTGCTGAGCGTCGGCGTAGACACGCTGTGCCATCTGCGCGGGCGAATAGCGCTCACGCACAGACCGTTCGACGAAGGGCTCCAGATGTGTTGCCAGGTTGAATTCCGGGTCCAGGGTGCGGCCGACTCCTTCCAGGGTCACAAGGCAGCGGATCAGCAGCATCAGGCTGCCCGGACAGCGAATCCCGTGGTTCGTCAGGATCGCCACGAAGTCTGACAGGACGGAAGCCACTTTCAGATGAGCCAGGTCGATGCCGTAGTAGTTCGAGATGAAATCACGGACATCGATTTGCAGCAGCGCCCGGTCCACCTCCATGTGTGGTTCGCCGATTGCCAGAATCAGCTTGATGGCGGAATTGACGTCCTGACGAATGATTGCCAGCAGCAGATCCAGAAGCTGCTCGCGAGTTCTTCCGTCGATCATCCCGATCATGCCGTAGTCGAGCAGGCACAGTGTCCCATCTCGCAGAATTCGGATATTGCCTGGATGGGGATCGCCGTGGAAGACACCGAACTGGAAGGCCTGCTTCATGAAAATACGGGCGCCGTTGGCTGCGATGTCCGCGGGACCCCACTTCGAATCGGTCAGCATCGTGAGCTGGTCAATTTTCAGGCCATCGACAAACTCCATGGTGAGCACTGCGGAGGTGCTCAGGTCGCCGTAGACCCGAGGAACATACAGGGTCGCATCGTCCTCGAACAACCGGCTGAACTCGAGCATGGTTCGACCTTCACGATCGAAGTTGAGTTCACGGCGAATCGAACGTGAGAAGTGTTTGACGAGACCCGTCGGATCAAAGATGCGTGTTTCCGGAACATTCCGCTCGAGCAGAATGGCCAGTTCGTGCATCAGCAGAAGATCACGCTCGACATCACGCACCGCGTTCGGCCGACGGATTTTCACTGCCAGAGGAGTTCCGTCAAAATGGACTGCGGTGTGGACCTGTCCCAGAGACCCCGCGGCGAGTGGCGTTCGGTTGAATTCGGCGTACAGGGTGTCGACGGGACGGCCCAGTTCACTTTCAATCTGGGCGACGGCTTCTTCGGAGGAAAAGGGTGGAACACCCTCCTGGAGCTTTTGGAGTTCGAGCAGCATCTCTCGCGGGACAAGGTCCGGACGAGTGCTCATGACCTGGCCGAACTTGATAAAAGTCGGACCAAGCGTTTCGAGCGTCATTCTGATCCGCTCGACCTGCTTCAGGTGCTTGATCGGTTCAACCGGTTTCCGGCTGAACAGACGGCACCAGCGATACCAGACCGTCCGCAACCCAATGCGGTCGA is from Schlesneria sp. DSM 10557 and encodes:
- a CDS encoding ABC1 kinase family protein, whose amino-acid sequence is MEANPFRLLRNLGRTSEIVTVLLNHGFGDLVDRIGLRTVWYRWCRLFSRKPVEPIKHLKQVERIRMTLETLGPTFIKFGQVMSTRPDLVPREMLLELQKLQEGVPPFSSEEAVAQIESELGRPVDTLYAEFNRTPLAAGSLGQVHTAVHFDGTPLAVKIRRPNAVRDVERDLLLMHELAILLERNVPETRIFDPTGLVKHFSRSIRRELNFDREGRTMLEFSRLFEDDATLYVPRVYGDLSTSAVLTMEFVDGLKIDQLTMLTDSKWGPADIAANGARIFMKQAFQFGVFHGDPHPGNIRILRDGTLCLLDYGMIGMIDGRTREQLLDLLLAIIRQDVNSAIKLILAIGEPHMEVDRALLQIDVRDFISNYYGIDLAHLKVASVLSDFVAILTNHGIRCPGSLMLLIRCLVTLEGVGRTLDPEFNLATHLEPFVERSVRERYSPAQMAQRVYADAQHMWHCVHDLPSQLSRTLHKLSTDDLRIQLEHRNLDHFILELERSSNRLVVGMVIAALIVASALIISKGASTIWVTMPIYLLSSLLAIWLIYGIFRSGRL